A single Candidatus Stygibacter australis DNA region contains:
- a CDS encoding carboxypeptidase-like regulatory domain-containing protein: MKKHIILLLLVLFSVPLLAEVIQVGNGTTADYYIPINFWWKNGLSESIYFADEIAAGGINGGAITGEITEMTYSYYFRQNLSDLPFNIWMGETTLDALPETWISAGLLTQVFSGNLSFTTGEGELQIIFDEPYIYNGDNLVVMVERVMDTEYYENDNDFYYEDTPEHEGRSLSKASDTIDYDPYFPPASPSMRSWVPNTQFVIDVDGVGSLNGYVYDSTTNEGIEGVNVEMTPQGRFTALTDANGYYEFSGLFAGDYEVYVNIFGYYDETVMVTLLEDETIQQDFNLDPFENADITGRVVGSDNPTVGIANAELSLDGIENYDTVSDNDGYFTFSGAYSNAVYQLIIVTEGYETYVGEVNLGTANLDLGDVIVNEITFPVDDVIAEANAEDSEVNLIWDAPIFSTNEFFDFEDGNGEFTADMGWEWGIDSGTGNAT; encoded by the coding sequence ATGAAGAAACATATTATTTTACTGTTATTAGTGTTATTTTCTGTCCCGTTGTTAGCAGAAGTAATTCAGGTTGGAAATGGGACAACGGCAGATTACTATATACCAATAAATTTCTGGTGGAAGAACGGTCTATCTGAATCCATTTACTTTGCAGATGAAATTGCAGCAGGTGGGATTAATGGTGGTGCAATTACCGGTGAAATTACTGAAATGACTTATTCTTACTATTTTAGGCAAAACCTGTCTGATTTACCCTTTAATATCTGGATGGGTGAGACAACATTAGACGCTTTACCGGAAACGTGGATATCTGCTGGATTATTGACACAGGTATTTAGCGGGAATCTGAGTTTTACAACAGGTGAAGGCGAATTACAAATCATATTTGATGAGCCATATATTTATAATGGTGACAACCTTGTTGTCATGGTTGAGCGTGTGATGGATACTGAATATTATGAAAACGATAATGACTTTTACTATGAAGATACGCCGGAACATGAAGGACGCTCACTTTCTAAAGCAAGTGATACTATCGATTATGATCCTTATTTTCCTCCGGCATCACCATCAATGCGTTCCTGGGTACCAAATACGCAGTTTGTAATTGATGTTGATGGGGTTGGTTCGCTTAATGGCTATGTTTATGATTCAACAACAAATGAAGGTATTGAGGGTGTAAATGTGGAAATGACCCCGCAGGGACGATTTACAGCTCTAACGGATGCTAACGGTTATTATGAGTTTTCGGGATTATTTGCCGGTGACTATGAAGTTTACGTAAATATTTTTGGATATTATGATGAAACTGTAATGGTGACACTTTTAGAAGATGAGACCATACAGCAGGATTTTAATCTTGATCCTTTTGAGAATGCTGACATCACCGGAAGAGTGGTAGGCAGCGATAATCCAACCGTTGGAATTGCTAATGCAGAACTCAGCCTTGACGGAATTGAGAATTATGATACAGTTTCCGATAATGACGGTTATTTCACATTTAGTGGTGCTTATAGTAATGCTGTTTATCAGTTAATAATAGTAACTGAGGGATATGAAACTTATGTGGGTGAGGTAAATCTTGGTACTGCTAACCTTGATCTGGGAGACGTAATCGTTAATGAGATTACTTTCCCTGTTGATGATGTGATTGCAGAAGCTAATGCAGAAGATAGTGAAGTGAACCTAATTTGGGATGC
- a CDS encoding DUF3387 domain-containing protein, whose amino-acid sequence MRTKLIVIIKRTLRQFGYPPDMQKLATETVLKQAELIAAELTGE is encoded by the coding sequence GTGAGAACAAAGTTGATAGTGATCATAAAGCGGACTTTACGGCAATTTGGATATCCACCTGATATGCAGAAGCTGGCTACTGAGACAGTGCTTAAGCAGGCAGAGTTGATTGCAGCGGAATTGACTGGGGAGTAA